The DNA window ACGTGACAGTGATGACGGCAAAGCTGAGAAGCGGTCGAAAGTATTGTACAATAGAAAATTCACGGCGCCTTTGagaaaaaagcgaaaaaatgAGTACGATCCTAAGGAAGAGGCTAGGTAAAAACGTTTGAAAAATGAGACGAGCGTGATAATCTTTTTGACGCGAATGTTTAAaggtatatttaatttgcagaTTAGAGAAAATAGTCTTTGGCGATCCGAGCGATATCataaataacttattaaataaGTCTGAGACGAAGGCAAAAGATGAAGCCGTTGATGTTTTTGCCGAAACGATCGTAGACGATAGCAAGGATAATGAGAAGGACAGCGAGGACAGCGAAGTTGGCGAGGCTGAATCAGATCAGGATATTTCAGTTTCAAGTCGTAACGATGATACGAAGTCCAAGGAGAAGAAAGCGGCATGGATAGACGAGGACGATTACAGTTACACGTAAGAAgacatattttttgatatatgtattgtatatttctcCTTTATTGTACGGACTTCTATATTTTCCAACAGCGTAGATACAGCTCTGAATATGCAAAATCGCAAATTACCATGCGAGAGGCCGGAAAAATTGTATAGCACATATTTGAAGAACAGATACAAATTGTTCGTGGGCACGCCCAAGTGGGCTGAACTCGAAAGAAAGGATGAGGCTGATGACGACGACTTGGATAGCGATATCTTGAAGGTACTTTGGTGTCTTGGAATTCCTCTTCGGCTCAATGGATCGGAATCTTAATATCGTTTCCCATATTTAGCACAGTTGCCATTTGGAAGCGCCGAAAGTGAAGAATCTACCGAAAAACGTTATCGACATTAAGGCGCTCAAGGCTTTGAATAGAAGCACTCACACGGAAGGCCCTATTATTACCAGCGTGGAATTTCATCCGTCATCCACAGTGGCTTTGGTCGCTGGTACGTCAGGCGTCCTATCCCTATTTCAGGTATTTAAATGCAaagatttcttaattttaaatataatacaggAAGATGTAATCGCGCGAATATATAGCGTGCTGAATCTTTACAAGCTTTCTGCTTGTATTTTTCTTCAGATTCtgtaatcttattattttacgttatctCGATTTAATAACATTACTTGAGAAATGtatctttaacattttaaacttGAACTCGCCTTTAAGAAAGCGAGCCTTTAATTTCTCCCGAAGTTAAATCAATTGAATTATCAGAACGTTcgtcgattattattaataataaattgtttctgTTTTACAGGTGGATGGACatacaaatgaaaaattgcaTAGCAtgcaatttgaaaaatatccaATTAGCAAAGCGACATTCATGAAGGAGGGAACAGAAATTTTGCTTGGCTCCCAATATTATCCGTATTGTTATACTTATGATTTGATGAACGACAAGACGTATAAATTACCTCTGCCACATAAGATTACAAACATGAAGGTTCGTCGAATCACCGATCTGTCATATCAGAAACAACTTTTGTAGATTGAAGGCTATATTTTGGTATTTCCAGCGTTACGAAGTATCCCCTGATGGCAAATTAATAGCCTTGTGCGGAAGATTGGGCGAGATATATTTGTTACACAGTTTTACTAAAGAACTAGTCTGCACACTCAAGATGAATTCAAAATGTAGGGTATTGGCGTTTACTCCAGACAGTAAAACGCTTATCACGCACGGTGGTGAGTAGGCTTGTACGATCTTCTGTATACACGAGATGAGATTTCTAGATTGGTATGgcatatcttttttcttattcaaacCGCAGACGGCAACGAGATGTATATATGGGATCTGAATACTCGCACGTGCATCAATCGTGCCATAGATGACGGATGCTTATCTTGCGCATCGCTCGCCGTGTCCCCGAGCGGTCAATTTGTGGCTACAGGCAGCGCGCAGGGTGTGGTTAATCTGTACAACATGAAAACTGTACTGGAGGATCAAATCCCCGCGCCTGTAAAGATAATGATGAATCTCGTGACTAGTGTTACGAGCCTGAAATTTAATCCAACTTCCGAGATACTGAGTGCGGCATCGGTTGACAAACACAATGCATTTAGGATGTTGCATTTACCATCGTTTACCGTGTTCTCGAACTTCCCGACATTTCAAACCATCATAGGAATGTCACAAACGATTGATTTTTCCCCTGGCAGTGGTTATCTCAGCATTTCAAATAGAACAGGTTCCGCTTTACTGTATAGGTTGAGGCATTATGGAAATTATTGATTGTAttcataaaagaatttttctaaTGGCTTGTATACAGTATAAAAATCTGTATGGAATATATAAGATTggtgtaattaaattttttttataggtaTATCTTAATTGCTTTATCCTACTTACTGCTATTAGTTTATTCgtacaattaattacacaGTATAGGTAAAGCCACGGTCGTAAAGCTACGCGACATTAGAAAGATACTAGTGCTACATTATACATACGCTTAAAcaagaaattacaaaaatttccaCACGTTCAAAAAgcaaaattgtacatatttttattgatagtATCACATGTCAAGTTATACTGTTGTTTCAAGTTCATgcagtagaaaaaaaaattgatctttttattctgcctttattaaaagtaaagtgCGTAATTTCTTCGCATTaaagcaatttttctttttgaagaaagaattttagaaaagtgATAGATGTTACATTTAAATCATCCTCACTTCATTAAAGTTtcttaacatttaaatatcatttttcgaATATCGCTTTTAAAAGAGACACATAAAATGttcatatacaaataatacatcTTGCCATTATGAAAATTCTTGTACAAAGTAATAAAGACTATAagctattttttctttttttcatttaaacaaATCTCAATACGCGTGCAGTCTAATGGATTTTTGCACGTTACATATAATACAGACTTTGTACGCATTGCAGTTCTCCTATTTACCGCGTAtctaattgcaataaatatttttttgatatctttattaatatatttgtactatgagtaaaaaatgttatatataggTGTAggagttttataaataaaacaggctcaaataatatttcacatgaATGTTTAGAAAAGCAAGATGACTAAGAGCCGatttcacagtctccgattaaactcactctgcatctctttctaactgttcccctagaaagagacgaagagtgagtttaatcggaggatcaagttaatcggagactgtgaaatATCGGCCCATAATGTGCACTGAATGACATATTCCTGGATATATACGAAATGTAACGTCTAAGTTACAAATTTATCTTATAGAATTGTGGTGATTGTCACCATTGGTCATTTGTCGCTTGCTTGTTCATTGAAAGTAAATCATTCAGAACTTCGTATATATTGCGCTCCGTATACATTtctaaataagtaatttagAACTGAATATTTCTAAGATAACTATacacacgcatacatacacatactgTTTCGTTATTACATCTCGatacttttttttcgaaaaacatCGAGTTGTTACGAGCTTACTTAGCAAGCTGTGGATTACGTTATATTACGCGTGCGCGCACATAAatatacacacgtacacacgttTTCATGTATGTACAGTTTTCTAATCTGACAGTAACGGAGGAAAATGAttctttatatgaaaaaacaagtaaagaaaatttttcagataatttccgaaaaaaataaCTGAAAATTGGAAaggtaatatatttatgcttCTTTTAACTTAACTTTGCATAATCAAAATCATCTtgacagaga is part of the Temnothorax longispinosus isolate EJ_2023e chromosome 12, Tlon_JGU_v1, whole genome shotgun sequence genome and encodes:
- the Wcd gene encoding U3 small nucleolar RNA-associated protein 18 homolog; its protein translation is MDKKTPREKGFKRDSDDGKAEKRSKVLYNRKFTAPLRKKRKNEYDPKEEARLEKIVFGDPSDIINNLLNKSETKAKDEAVDVFAETIVDDSKDNEKDSEDSEVGEAESDQDISVSSRNDDTKSKEKKAAWIDEDDYSYTVDTALNMQNRKLPCERPEKLYSTYLKNRYKLFVGTPKWAELERKDEADDDDLDSDILKHSCHLEAPKVKNLPKNVIDIKALKALNRSTHTEGPIITSVEFHPSSTVALVAGTSGVLSLFQVDGHTNEKLHSMQFEKYPISKATFMKEGTEILLGSQYYPYCYTYDLMNDKTYKLPLPHKITNMKRYEVSPDGKLIALCGRLGEIYLLHSFTKELVCTLKMNSKCRVLAFTPDSKTLITHGDGNEMYIWDLNTRTCINRAIDDGCLSCASLAVSPSGQFVATGSAQGVVNLYNMKTVLEDQIPAPVKIMMNLVTSVTSLKFNPTSEILSAASVDKHNAFRMLHLPSFTVFSNFPTFQTIIGMSQTIDFSPGSGYLSISNRTGSALLYRLRHYGNY